A window of the Lagenorhynchus albirostris chromosome 1, mLagAlb1.1, whole genome shotgun sequence genome harbors these coding sequences:
- the ACOT4 gene encoding peroxisomal succinyl-coenzyme A thioesterase isoform X1, whose protein sequence is MAVTVTLEPAGRCRWDEPVRIAVCGLAPGQPVTLRASLRDEKDALFRAHARYCADAHGQLDLERAPALGGSFAGLEPMGLLWALEPEKPFWRFLKRDVQTPFNVELEVLDGHDPDAQRLLGRAVHERDFLAPGVRREPVRAGRVRATLFLPPGPGPFPGIIDIFGVGGALLEYRASLLAGHGFATLALAYCDFEDLPKKFDTIHLDYFEEALCYMLQHTQVKGPGIGLLGISLGADICLSMASFLKNISATVSINGSGFNGNKAIYYKENSIPPLGHDLRRMKVAFSGLLDIVDIRNDIVGGCENPCMIPIEKAQGPILFIVGQDDHNWRSELYAQIASERLQAHGKEKPQIISYPGTGHYIEPPYFPMCPASLHKLLDKPVIWGGEPRAHSKAQVDAWKQILTFFTKHLGACPKL, encoded by the exons ATGGCGGTGACAGTGACGCTGGAGCCCGCGGGCCGCTGCCGCTGGGACGAGCCGGTGCGCATCGCCGTGTGCGGCCTGGCCCCGGGACAACCGGTCACGCTGCGCGCGTCCCTGCGCGACGAGAAGGACGCGCTCTTCCGAGCCCACGCGCGCTACTGCGCCGACGCCCACGGCCAGCTGGACCTCGAGCGCGCGCCCGCGCTGGGCGGCAGCTTCGCGGGGCTCGAGCCCATGGGGCTCCTCTGGGCTCTGGAGCCCGAGAAGCCTTTTTGGCGGTTTCTGAAGCGGGACGTGCAGACGCCCTTCAACGTGGAGCTGGAAGTGCTCGATGGCCACGACCCTGACGCCCAGCGGCTCCTGGGCCGCGCGGTGCACGAGCGCGACTTCCTGGCGCCCGGGGTGCGGCGTGAGCCAGTGCGCGCGGGCCGGGTGCGCGCCACGCTCTTCCTGCCGCCGG GACCAGGACCTTTCCCAGGGATCATTGACATCTTTGGTGTTGGAGGAGCCCTGTTGGAATATCGGGCCAGCCTTCTGGCTGGCCATGGCTTTGCCACATTGGCTCTAGCTTATTGTGACTTTGAAGATCTTCCCAAGAAATTCGACACCATACACCTGGACTACTTTGAAGAAGCCCTGTGCTACATGCTTCAACACACCCAG GTAAAGGGCCCTGGCATTGGACTTCTGGGCATTTCTTTAGGGGCTGATATTTGTCTCTCCATGGCCTCATTTTTGAAGAACATCTCAGCTACAGTTTCCATCAATGGATCTGGCTTCAATGGAAACAAAGCCATATACTACAAGGAGAATAGCATTCCACCACTGGGCCATGACCTAAGGAGAATGAAGGTAGCTTTTTCAGGCCTCCTGGACATTGTGGATATAAGGAATGATATTGTAGGGGGATGTGAGAACCCCTGCATGATTCCAATAGAGAAGGCCCAGGGGCCCATCCTCTTCATTGTTGGTCAGGATGACCATAACTGGAGGAGTGAGTTATACGCCCAGATAGCCTCTGAACGGTTACAGGCCCATGGAAAGGAAAAACCCCAGATCATCTCTTACCCTGGGACTGGGCATTACATTGAGCCTCCTTACTTTCCCATGTGCCCAGCTTCCCTACACAAATTATTGGACAAACCTGTGATCTGGGGTGGGGAGCCCAGGGCTCATTCTAAGGCCCAGGTAGATGCTTGGAAGCAAATTCTAACCTTCTTCACCAAACACCTTGGAGCTTGCCCCAAATTGTAA
- the ACOT4 gene encoding peroxisomal succinyl-coenzyme A thioesterase isoform X2, translating into MLQHTQVKGPGIGLLGISLGADICLSMASFLKNISATVSINGSGFNGNKAIYYKENSIPPLGHDLRRMKVAFSGLLDIVDIRNDIVGGCENPCMIPIEKAQGPILFIVGQDDHNWRSELYAQIASERLQAHGKEKPQIISYPGTGHYIEPPYFPMCPASLHKLLDKPVIWGGEPRAHSKAQVDAWKQILTFFTKHLGACPKL; encoded by the exons ATGCTTCAACACACCCAG GTAAAGGGCCCTGGCATTGGACTTCTGGGCATTTCTTTAGGGGCTGATATTTGTCTCTCCATGGCCTCATTTTTGAAGAACATCTCAGCTACAGTTTCCATCAATGGATCTGGCTTCAATGGAAACAAAGCCATATACTACAAGGAGAATAGCATTCCACCACTGGGCCATGACCTAAGGAGAATGAAGGTAGCTTTTTCAGGCCTCCTGGACATTGTGGATATAAGGAATGATATTGTAGGGGGATGTGAGAACCCCTGCATGATTCCAATAGAGAAGGCCCAGGGGCCCATCCTCTTCATTGTTGGTCAGGATGACCATAACTGGAGGAGTGAGTTATACGCCCAGATAGCCTCTGAACGGTTACAGGCCCATGGAAAGGAAAAACCCCAGATCATCTCTTACCCTGGGACTGGGCATTACATTGAGCCTCCTTACTTTCCCATGTGCCCAGCTTCCCTACACAAATTATTGGACAAACCTGTGATCTGGGGTGGGGAGCCCAGGGCTCATTCTAAGGCCCAGGTAGATGCTTGGAAGCAAATTCTAACCTTCTTCACCAAACACCTTGGAGCTTGCCCCAAATTGTAA